CCCACCGCCGACCGTAAGCGGCAATAGCTGCCCAGCTTCCGTCCCATAAACGTGCAGCGACCGTCCCGCGCATGTTTCGTCCATGCTTTCCGCGGAAGCCCCCATTTGAAATGGCCGGTTCTATGGCATGATCGTCCATATGAACGACCTTCACGAAATCGAGACAGACCTCCTGGTGGCCGGTGGTGGCATGGCTGGCGTGTGCGCGGCGATCGCGGCGGCGCGGCAGGGGGTGCGGGTGGTGCTCGTGCAGGATCGCAGCGTGCTCGGTGGCAACGCGTCTAGCGAGATCCGCATGCACATCGTCGGCGCCGACAACCACGGCGGGCGCAAGGGCTGGCGCGAGTCGGGCATCATCGAAGAACTCCGCCTGGAAGATGCCGTGCGCAACCCCGAGCGGTCGTTCCCACTGTGGGACGCGATTCTGTACGAGAAGGTCATCGCCGAGCCGAACATCACGCTGTTGCTCGATTCCGACGTGGTGGGCGTCGAGATGGCGTTCGGTGGCTTGGATCCGGCGAAGCTGCCAGCGCGCACCGATCGCATGTACGAGTTCAACGGCGTGCCGGGTCGCATTGCGGCGGCACGCGTGGTGCGCAACATCACGCAGGACGAGTTCGTCATTCGAGCTAAGCAGTTCGCCGACTGCACCGGTGACGGCCGGCTGGGGTTCGAGGCGGGCGCCGACTTCCGCATTGGCCGCGAGTCCAAGGCCATGCATGGCGAGTCGCTGGCGGTGGACGTGGACGACGTGCACACGCTGGGCAGCTCGATGTTGTTGACGACTCGCAACGTGGGTCACCCCGTGCCGTTCACGCCGCCGCCCTGGGCGCGCAAGTTCGACCCCGAGCAACTGAAGGTGGGACGCCACTTCCGCTCGTGGGAATACGGATTCTGGTGGATCGAGTGGGGCGGCACGCTGAATACGATCAAGGACAACTGCACCACGATCCGCCACGAGCTGTATCGCATCGCGCTGGGCCTGTGGGACTACGTGAAGAACTCGGGCCTGTTCCCCGACAGCGCCAACTGGGCGCTGGACTGGGTCGGGGCGGTCCCCGGCAAGCGCGAGAGCCGGCGCTTCATGGGCCCGCACGTGCTGACGCAGCAGGACGTGCTGGAGGCCCGCCAGCACCCCGACGTGGTGGCGTACGGCGGGTGGGCGATCGACCTGCACCCGGTGAGGGGCATCGACGCCGTGGACGAGCCGCCGTTCACGCCCACGCACACGCCCACGGTGTACGGAATCCCGCTGCGCTGCTACTTCTCGCGCAACATCGAGAACTTGTTCTTCGCCGGCCGCGACATCAGCGCGACGCACGTGGGGTTCGCCTCGACGCGCGTGATGGCGACGTGCGCCATCGGCGGCGAGGCCGTGGGCTTCGCGGCGGCACAGTGCGTGAAGGAGCAGGTCACGCCAGCCCAACTGGTCGCCGACGCCCAGCGCCTTCGCCGATTGCAGCAGACGATGCTGCGCCACGACGTCACGCTGCTGAACACGAAGGTCGACCCCGCGGGCAACCACGTGATGTCGGCCGAAATCACCGCCAGTTCGACGGCTGCGCCGTCCGCGGTCGAGAACATCCGCAACGGTCAAACGCGCGACGAGGTGGCCCCGAAGACCGCCGAACTCCTGCGAAGCCACGGCTGGCGCAGCGCCGCCCTGACCGCGGGCACACCGCAATGGATCGAGGTGCGCTGGCCGCAACCGGTCGAGATCCGCGAGCTGCACCTCTGGTTCGACAGCGGCTTCACCCGAGAACTGATCCTCAGCCCCAGCAACGGAACCACGTCCCACT
The nucleotide sequence above comes from Tepidisphaeraceae bacterium. Encoded proteins:
- a CDS encoding FAD-dependent oxidoreductase, producing the protein MNDLHEIETDLLVAGGGMAGVCAAIAAARQGVRVVLVQDRSVLGGNASSEIRMHIVGADNHGGRKGWRESGIIEELRLEDAVRNPERSFPLWDAILYEKVIAEPNITLLLDSDVVGVEMAFGGLDPAKLPARTDRMYEFNGVPGRIAAARVVRNITQDEFVIRAKQFADCTGDGRLGFEAGADFRIGRESKAMHGESLAVDVDDVHTLGSSMLLTTRNVGHPVPFTPPPWARKFDPEQLKVGRHFRSWEYGFWWIEWGGTLNTIKDNCTTIRHELYRIALGLWDYVKNSGLFPDSANWALDWVGAVPGKRESRRFMGPHVLTQQDVLEARQHPDVVAYGGWAIDLHPVRGIDAVDEPPFTPTHTPTVYGIPLRCYFSRNIENLFFAGRDISATHVGFASTRVMATCAIGGEAVGFAAAQCVKEQVTPAQLVADAQRLRRLQQTMLRHDVTLLNTKVDPAGNHVMSAEITASSTAAPSAVENIRNGQTRDEVAPKTAELLRSHGWRSAALTAGTPQWIEVRWPQPVEIRELHLWFDSGFTRELILSPSNGTTSHCIRGPQPELVKDYTIEVNGDKAVTVAGNHERKRVHRFEKPVVVRSLRLNVTATQGAEEARVFEIRAY